From a single Equus asinus isolate D_3611 breed Donkey chromosome 2, EquAss-T2T_v2, whole genome shotgun sequence genomic region:
- the PRMT5 gene encoding protein arginine N-methyltransferase 5 isoform X2, whose translation MPQDWNTLIVGKLSPWIRPDSKVEKIRRNSEAAMLQELNFGAYLGLPAFLLPLNQEDNTNLARVLTNHIHTGHHSSMFWMRVPLVAPEDLRDDIIENVPTTHTQEYSGEEKTWMWWHNFRTLCDYSKRIAVALEIGADLPSNHVIDRWLGEPIKAAILPTSIFLTNKKGFPVLSKMHQRLIFRLLKLEVQFIITGTNHHSEKEFCSYLQYLEYLSQNRPPPNAYELFAKGYEDYLQSPLQPLMDNLESQTYEVFEKDPIKYSQYQQAIYKCLLDRVPDEEKDTNVQVLMVLGAGRGPLVNASLRAAKQADRRIKLYAVEKNPNAVVTLENWQFEEWGSQVTVVSSDMREWVAPEKADIIVSELLGSFADNELSPECLDGAQHFLKDDGVSIPGEYTSFLAPISSSKLYNEVRACREKDRDPEAQFEMPYVVRLHNFHQLSAPQPCFTFSHPNRDPMIDNNRYCTLEFPVEVNTVLHGFAGYFETVLYQDITLSIRPETHSPGMFSWFPILFPIKQPITVREGQTICVRFWRCSNSKKVWYEWAVTAPVCSAIHNPTGRSYTIGL comes from the exons ATGCCCCAAG ACTGGAATACGCTAATTGTGGGAAAGCTTTCTCCATGGATTCGTCCAGACTCAAAAGTGGAGAAGATTCGCAGGAACTCGGAGGCG GCCATGTTACAGGAGCTGAATTTTGGGGCATATTTGGGTCTCCCGGCTTTCCTGCTGCCCCTAAATCAGGAAGATAACACAAACCTGGCCAGAGTTTTGACCAACCACATCCACACTGGCCACCACTCCTCCATG TTCTGGATGCGGGTACCCTTGGTGGCACCAGAGGACCTGAGAGATGATATAATTGAGAATGtacccactacacacacacaggagTACAGTGGAGAGGAGAAGACGTGGATGTG GTGGCACAACTTCCGGACCTTGTGTGATTATAGCAAGAGGATTGCAGTGG CTCTTGAAATTGGGGCTGACCTCCCATCTAATCATGTCATTGATCGTTGGCTTGGGGAGCCCATCAAAGCAGCCATTCTCCCCACCAGCATTTTCCTGACCAATAAGAAGGGATTTCCTGTTCTTTCTAAGATGCACCAGAGGCTGATCTTCCGGCTCCTCAAG TTGGAGGTGCAGTTCATCATCACAGGCACCAACCACCACTCAGAGAAGGAGTTCTGCTCCTACCTCCAGTACCTGGAATACCTGAGCCAGAACCGGCCTCCACCCAATGCCTATGAACTGTTTGCCAAGGGCTATGAAGACTATCTGCAGTCCCCACTCCAG cCATTGATGGACAATCTGGAATCTCAGACATATGAAGTATTTGAAAAGGACCCCATCAAATACTCTCAATACCAGCAG GCCATCTATAAATGCCTGTTAGACCGAGTGCCAGATGAAGAGAAGGATACCAATGTCCA GGTGCTGATGGTGCTGGGAGCAGGCCGGGGACCCCTGGTGAATGCTTCCCTGCGGGCAGCCAAGCAGGCTGATCGGCGGATCAAGCTGTATGCTGTGGAGAAGAACCCAAATGCTGTGGTCAC GCTAGAGAACTGGCAGTTTGAAGAATGGGGAAGCCAGGTGACAGTAGTCTCATCGGACATGCGGGAATGGGTGGCTCCAGAGAAAGCAGACATCATTGTCAGTGAGCTGCTGGGCTCCTTTGCTGACAATGAACTCTCACCTGAGTGCCTGGATGGAGCCCAGCACTTCCTAAAAG ATGATGGTGTGAGCATCCCTGGAGAGTACACCTCCTTTCTGGCTCCTATCTCCTCCTCCAAGCTGTACAATGAGGTCCGAGCCTGTCGGGAAAAGGACCGTGACCCTGAG GCCCAGTTTGAGATGCCTTATGTGGTACGGCTGCACAATTTCCACCAGCTGTCTGCACCCCAGCCCTGTTTTACCTTCAGCCATCCCAACAGAG ATCCTATGATTGACAACAATCGCTACTGCACCTTGGAATTTCCCGTGGAGGTGAACACAGTGCTTCACGGCTTTGCAGGCTACTTTGAGACTGTGCTTTATCAGGATATCACTCTGA GTATCCGTCCAGAGACTCACTCTCCTGGGATGTTCTCATGGTTTCCCATCCTCTTCCCCATTAAG CAGCCCATTACGGTACGCGAAGGCCAGACCATCTGTGTGCGTTTCTGGCGATGCAGCAATTCCAAGAAGGTGTGGTATGAGTGGGCTGTGACCGCACCAGTCTGTTCTGCTATTCACAACCCCACAGGCCGCTCATACACCATTGGCCTCTAG
- the PRMT5 gene encoding protein arginine N-methyltransferase 5 isoform X1 — translation MPVFHPRFKREFTQEPAKNRPGPQTRSDLLLSGRDWNTLIVGKLSPWIRPDSKVEKIRRNSEAAMLQELNFGAYLGLPAFLLPLNQEDNTNLARVLTNHIHTGHHSSMFWMRVPLVAPEDLRDDIIENVPTTHTQEYSGEEKTWMWWHNFRTLCDYSKRIAVALEIGADLPSNHVIDRWLGEPIKAAILPTSIFLTNKKGFPVLSKMHQRLIFRLLKLEVQFIITGTNHHSEKEFCSYLQYLEYLSQNRPPPNAYELFAKGYEDYLQSPLQPLMDNLESQTYEVFEKDPIKYSQYQQAIYKCLLDRVPDEEKDTNVQVLMVLGAGRGPLVNASLRAAKQADRRIKLYAVEKNPNAVVTLENWQFEEWGSQVTVVSSDMREWVAPEKADIIVSELLGSFADNELSPECLDGAQHFLKDDGVSIPGEYTSFLAPISSSKLYNEVRACREKDRDPEAQFEMPYVVRLHNFHQLSAPQPCFTFSHPNRDPMIDNNRYCTLEFPVEVNTVLHGFAGYFETVLYQDITLSIRPETHSPGMFSWFPILFPIKQPITVREGQTICVRFWRCSNSKKVWYEWAVTAPVCSAIHNPTGRSYTIGL, via the exons ATGCCTGTCTTCCACCCGCGTTTCAAGAGGGAGTTCACTCAGGAACCTGCTAAGAATCGGCCGGGCCCCCAGACACGATCAGACCTCCTGCTGTCAGGAAGGG ACTGGAATACGCTAATTGTGGGAAAGCTTTCTCCATGGATTCGTCCAGACTCAAAAGTGGAGAAGATTCGCAGGAACTCGGAGGCG GCCATGTTACAGGAGCTGAATTTTGGGGCATATTTGGGTCTCCCGGCTTTCCTGCTGCCCCTAAATCAGGAAGATAACACAAACCTGGCCAGAGTTTTGACCAACCACATCCACACTGGCCACCACTCCTCCATG TTCTGGATGCGGGTACCCTTGGTGGCACCAGAGGACCTGAGAGATGATATAATTGAGAATGtacccactacacacacacaggagTACAGTGGAGAGGAGAAGACGTGGATGTG GTGGCACAACTTCCGGACCTTGTGTGATTATAGCAAGAGGATTGCAGTGG CTCTTGAAATTGGGGCTGACCTCCCATCTAATCATGTCATTGATCGTTGGCTTGGGGAGCCCATCAAAGCAGCCATTCTCCCCACCAGCATTTTCCTGACCAATAAGAAGGGATTTCCTGTTCTTTCTAAGATGCACCAGAGGCTGATCTTCCGGCTCCTCAAG TTGGAGGTGCAGTTCATCATCACAGGCACCAACCACCACTCAGAGAAGGAGTTCTGCTCCTACCTCCAGTACCTGGAATACCTGAGCCAGAACCGGCCTCCACCCAATGCCTATGAACTGTTTGCCAAGGGCTATGAAGACTATCTGCAGTCCCCACTCCAG cCATTGATGGACAATCTGGAATCTCAGACATATGAAGTATTTGAAAAGGACCCCATCAAATACTCTCAATACCAGCAG GCCATCTATAAATGCCTGTTAGACCGAGTGCCAGATGAAGAGAAGGATACCAATGTCCA GGTGCTGATGGTGCTGGGAGCAGGCCGGGGACCCCTGGTGAATGCTTCCCTGCGGGCAGCCAAGCAGGCTGATCGGCGGATCAAGCTGTATGCTGTGGAGAAGAACCCAAATGCTGTGGTCAC GCTAGAGAACTGGCAGTTTGAAGAATGGGGAAGCCAGGTGACAGTAGTCTCATCGGACATGCGGGAATGGGTGGCTCCAGAGAAAGCAGACATCATTGTCAGTGAGCTGCTGGGCTCCTTTGCTGACAATGAACTCTCACCTGAGTGCCTGGATGGAGCCCAGCACTTCCTAAAAG ATGATGGTGTGAGCATCCCTGGAGAGTACACCTCCTTTCTGGCTCCTATCTCCTCCTCCAAGCTGTACAATGAGGTCCGAGCCTGTCGGGAAAAGGACCGTGACCCTGAG GCCCAGTTTGAGATGCCTTATGTGGTACGGCTGCACAATTTCCACCAGCTGTCTGCACCCCAGCCCTGTTTTACCTTCAGCCATCCCAACAGAG ATCCTATGATTGACAACAATCGCTACTGCACCTTGGAATTTCCCGTGGAGGTGAACACAGTGCTTCACGGCTTTGCAGGCTACTTTGAGACTGTGCTTTATCAGGATATCACTCTGA GTATCCGTCCAGAGACTCACTCTCCTGGGATGTTCTCATGGTTTCCCATCCTCTTCCCCATTAAG CAGCCCATTACGGTACGCGAAGGCCAGACCATCTGTGTGCGTTTCTGGCGATGCAGCAATTCCAAGAAGGTGTGGTATGAGTGGGCTGTGACCGCACCAGTCTGTTCTGCTATTCACAACCCCACAGGCCGCTCATACACCATTGGCCTCTAG
- the PRMT5 gene encoding protein arginine N-methyltransferase 5 isoform X4 produces MAAMAVGAAGGSRVSSGRDLNCVPEIADTLGAVAKQGFDFLCMPVFHPRFKREFTQEPAKNRPGPQTRSDLLLSGRDWNTLIVGKLSPWIRPDSKVEKIRRNSEAAMLQELNFGAYLGLPAFLLPLNQEDNTNLARVLTNHIHTGHHSSMFWMRVPLVAPEDLRDDIIENVPTTHTQEYSGEEKTWMWWHNFRTLCDYSKRIAVALEIGADLPSNHVIDRWLGEPIKAAILPTSIFLTNKKGFPVLSKMHQRLIFRLLKLEVQFIITGTNHHSEKEFCSYLQYLEYLSQNRPPPNAYELFAKGYEDYLQSPLQPLMDNLESQTYEVFEKDPIKYSQYQQAIYKCLLDRVPDEEKDTNVQVLMVLGAGRGPLVNASLRAAKQADRRIKLYAVEKNPNAVVTLENWQFEEWGSQVTVVSSDMREWVAPEKADIIVSELLGSFADNELSPECLDGAQHFLKDDGVSIPGEYTSFLAPISSSKLYNEVRACREKDRDPEAQFEMPYVVRLHNFHQLSAPQPCFTFSHPNRDPMIDNNRYCTLEFPVEVNTVLHGFAGYFETVLYQDITLSIRPETHSPGMFSWFPILFPIKQPITVREGQTICVRFWRCSNSKKVWYEWAVTAPVCSAIHNPTGRSYTIGL; encoded by the exons ATGGCGGCGATGGCGGTCGGAGCTGCCGGTGGGAGCCGCGTGTCCAGCGGGAGGGACCTAAATTGCGTCCCCGAAATAGCTGACACATTGGGGGCTGTGGCCAAGCAGGG GTTTGATTTCCTCTGCATGCCTGTCTTCCACCCGCGTTTCAAGAGGGAGTTCACTCAGGAACCTGCTAAGAATCGGCCGGGCCCCCAGACACGATCAGACCTCCTGCTGTCAGGAAGGG ACTGGAATACGCTAATTGTGGGAAAGCTTTCTCCATGGATTCGTCCAGACTCAAAAGTGGAGAAGATTCGCAGGAACTCGGAGGCG GCCATGTTACAGGAGCTGAATTTTGGGGCATATTTGGGTCTCCCGGCTTTCCTGCTGCCCCTAAATCAGGAAGATAACACAAACCTGGCCAGAGTTTTGACCAACCACATCCACACTGGCCACCACTCCTCCATG TTCTGGATGCGGGTACCCTTGGTGGCACCAGAGGACCTGAGAGATGATATAATTGAGAATGtacccactacacacacacaggagTACAGTGGAGAGGAGAAGACGTGGATGTG GTGGCACAACTTCCGGACCTTGTGTGATTATAGCAAGAGGATTGCAGTGG CTCTTGAAATTGGGGCTGACCTCCCATCTAATCATGTCATTGATCGTTGGCTTGGGGAGCCCATCAAAGCAGCCATTCTCCCCACCAGCATTTTCCTGACCAATAAGAAGGGATTTCCTGTTCTTTCTAAGATGCACCAGAGGCTGATCTTCCGGCTCCTCAAG TTGGAGGTGCAGTTCATCATCACAGGCACCAACCACCACTCAGAGAAGGAGTTCTGCTCCTACCTCCAGTACCTGGAATACCTGAGCCAGAACCGGCCTCCACCCAATGCCTATGAACTGTTTGCCAAGGGCTATGAAGACTATCTGCAGTCCCCACTCCAG cCATTGATGGACAATCTGGAATCTCAGACATATGAAGTATTTGAAAAGGACCCCATCAAATACTCTCAATACCAGCAG GCCATCTATAAATGCCTGTTAGACCGAGTGCCAGATGAAGAGAAGGATACCAATGTCCA GGTGCTGATGGTGCTGGGAGCAGGCCGGGGACCCCTGGTGAATGCTTCCCTGCGGGCAGCCAAGCAGGCTGATCGGCGGATCAAGCTGTATGCTGTGGAGAAGAACCCAAATGCTGTGGTCAC GCTAGAGAACTGGCAGTTTGAAGAATGGGGAAGCCAGGTGACAGTAGTCTCATCGGACATGCGGGAATGGGTGGCTCCAGAGAAAGCAGACATCATTGTCAGTGAGCTGCTGGGCTCCTTTGCTGACAATGAACTCTCACCTGAGTGCCTGGATGGAGCCCAGCACTTCCTAAAAG ATGATGGTGTGAGCATCCCTGGAGAGTACACCTCCTTTCTGGCTCCTATCTCCTCCTCCAAGCTGTACAATGAGGTCCGAGCCTGTCGGGAAAAGGACCGTGACCCTGAG GCCCAGTTTGAGATGCCTTATGTGGTACGGCTGCACAATTTCCACCAGCTGTCTGCACCCCAGCCCTGTTTTACCTTCAGCCATCCCAACAGAG ATCCTATGATTGACAACAATCGCTACTGCACCTTGGAATTTCCCGTGGAGGTGAACACAGTGCTTCACGGCTTTGCAGGCTACTTTGAGACTGTGCTTTATCAGGATATCACTCTGA GTATCCGTCCAGAGACTCACTCTCCTGGGATGTTCTCATGGTTTCCCATCCTCTTCCCCATTAAG CAGCCCATTACGGTACGCGAAGGCCAGACCATCTGTGTGCGTTTCTGGCGATGCAGCAATTCCAAGAAGGTGTGGTATGAGTGGGCTGTGACCGCACCAGTCTGTTCTGCTATTCACAACCCCACAGGCCGCTCATACACCATTGGCCTCTAG
- the PRMT5 gene encoding protein arginine N-methyltransferase 5 isoform X3, producing MLQELNFGAYLGLPAFLLPLNQEDNTNLARVLTNHIHTGHHSSMFWMRVPLVAPEDLRDDIIENVPTTHTQEYSGEEKTWMWWHNFRTLCDYSKRIAVALEIGADLPSNHVIDRWLGEPIKAAILPTSIFLTNKKGFPVLSKMHQRLIFRLLKLEVQFIITGTNHHSEKEFCSYLQYLEYLSQNRPPPNAYELFAKGYEDYLQSPLQPLMDNLESQTYEVFEKDPIKYSQYQQAIYKCLLDRVPDEEKDTNVQVLMVLGAGRGPLVNASLRAAKQADRRIKLYAVEKNPNAVVTLENWQFEEWGSQVTVVSSDMREWVAPEKADIIVSELLGSFADNELSPECLDGAQHFLKDDGVSIPGEYTSFLAPISSSKLYNEVRACREKDRDPEAQFEMPYVVRLHNFHQLSAPQPCFTFSHPNRDPMIDNNRYCTLEFPVEVNTVLHGFAGYFETVLYQDITLSIRPETHSPGMFSWFPILFPIKQPITVREGQTICVRFWRCSNSKKVWYEWAVTAPVCSAIHNPTGRSYTIGL from the exons ATGTTACAGGAGCTGAATTTTGGGGCATATTTGGGTCTCCCGGCTTTCCTGCTGCCCCTAAATCAGGAAGATAACACAAACCTGGCCAGAGTTTTGACCAACCACATCCACACTGGCCACCACTCCTCCATG TTCTGGATGCGGGTACCCTTGGTGGCACCAGAGGACCTGAGAGATGATATAATTGAGAATGtacccactacacacacacaggagTACAGTGGAGAGGAGAAGACGTGGATGTG GTGGCACAACTTCCGGACCTTGTGTGATTATAGCAAGAGGATTGCAGTGG CTCTTGAAATTGGGGCTGACCTCCCATCTAATCATGTCATTGATCGTTGGCTTGGGGAGCCCATCAAAGCAGCCATTCTCCCCACCAGCATTTTCCTGACCAATAAGAAGGGATTTCCTGTTCTTTCTAAGATGCACCAGAGGCTGATCTTCCGGCTCCTCAAG TTGGAGGTGCAGTTCATCATCACAGGCACCAACCACCACTCAGAGAAGGAGTTCTGCTCCTACCTCCAGTACCTGGAATACCTGAGCCAGAACCGGCCTCCACCCAATGCCTATGAACTGTTTGCCAAGGGCTATGAAGACTATCTGCAGTCCCCACTCCAG cCATTGATGGACAATCTGGAATCTCAGACATATGAAGTATTTGAAAAGGACCCCATCAAATACTCTCAATACCAGCAG GCCATCTATAAATGCCTGTTAGACCGAGTGCCAGATGAAGAGAAGGATACCAATGTCCA GGTGCTGATGGTGCTGGGAGCAGGCCGGGGACCCCTGGTGAATGCTTCCCTGCGGGCAGCCAAGCAGGCTGATCGGCGGATCAAGCTGTATGCTGTGGAGAAGAACCCAAATGCTGTGGTCAC GCTAGAGAACTGGCAGTTTGAAGAATGGGGAAGCCAGGTGACAGTAGTCTCATCGGACATGCGGGAATGGGTGGCTCCAGAGAAAGCAGACATCATTGTCAGTGAGCTGCTGGGCTCCTTTGCTGACAATGAACTCTCACCTGAGTGCCTGGATGGAGCCCAGCACTTCCTAAAAG ATGATGGTGTGAGCATCCCTGGAGAGTACACCTCCTTTCTGGCTCCTATCTCCTCCTCCAAGCTGTACAATGAGGTCCGAGCCTGTCGGGAAAAGGACCGTGACCCTGAG GCCCAGTTTGAGATGCCTTATGTGGTACGGCTGCACAATTTCCACCAGCTGTCTGCACCCCAGCCCTGTTTTACCTTCAGCCATCCCAACAGAG ATCCTATGATTGACAACAATCGCTACTGCACCTTGGAATTTCCCGTGGAGGTGAACACAGTGCTTCACGGCTTTGCAGGCTACTTTGAGACTGTGCTTTATCAGGATATCACTCTGA GTATCCGTCCAGAGACTCACTCTCCTGGGATGTTCTCATGGTTTCCCATCCTCTTCCCCATTAAG CAGCCCATTACGGTACGCGAAGGCCAGACCATCTGTGTGCGTTTCTGGCGATGCAGCAATTCCAAGAAGGTGTGGTATGAGTGGGCTGTGACCGCACCAGTCTGTTCTGCTATTCACAACCCCACAGGCCGCTCATACACCATTGGCCTCTAG